Part of the Mariprofundus sp. NF genome is shown below.
CGGTGCAGCACGTCTTCCCGACAATAGTGAAGATCGCATCTCCGAATATGATGGCATGAGCAGTGAAGAGATCGAAGCAATTCGCCAGCAGGCAATCACAGAATCGCTGGAGGTATGGTGCAAAAGCCGCAGCATTCGTCTGTTCAACCAGTTCCGGGGTATCCCGATTAACGCCTCAGCACATCTGCTGGGTAAAGGAAAAGATAAAATCCGAATCTCACTGGATCGTGAGGTGGCCAAGGTGTATGCCAGCCATCCCGAAAAAAACAGGGCATTCCTGAGCTGCCCCAATGGTGAGCAGCAGATCACCACCTCTATTATTAAATATGAACCCGGCAGCATCACCTTGCAGATGGAAGATGTCTCCCCCTCTTATGTCGAAAAACGGCGCAATCTGGGTGTTCAGGTTGCTGAAAACATCCGGGTTAAACTCTCCTATAAAGGCCGAAGCAGAGGCAAGGCACAACTGTATGATGTATCAATCAGTGGCTTTGGTTTTATTGTCCAACAGAGCAGTGATACACCTGTACCCAATAGTGGTGAAGAGCTCGATTGTGAATTCATGTTGAGCGGTGAGAGGATCAGGGCAAGCGGCTGGATACGCTGGCAACAGAATCATGATGGCATGTTGCGTCTGGGCATGGAGTTAAAATCAGACCGGGGCCTGCAACAGATTCTTCAACAGGAGATTTTCCGGCTGCAGCGCTCCATTATCGTGGCCATGAACGAGATCGATATCCCCAAAGAGCTGCGTGATGCACTGCCATCAAGTAGTACTACTCCTATTCCGGAAGCGTAAAAAGGTTCGTTACTGATTATTGGGAACAAGTTTTTTGATCCCCTCGCTAGCAGTCTGCCGAAACCAATATTCAAAATAATTGAGGCCCCTTAAACCTTGGCCCTCCTGTTCATTTCTTTTGATTCGGGCCGTCCAATGGCCCTCACCCTGCGGGCGGCTATTCGCCGTCCAAATCTACTATCCTGTAGCTTTGTGATTCAGGGCATCCATGGCCCTCACCCTGTGGGCGTGCTTCACACGTCCCAATCGACACTCCTATCGATTGGTGCCACCAAAGAAAGGACAAGTGAATAGTATTTCACTTACAGTGCCTTTGGTTTACTGCACTTCAATTTCAATGAACAAAAAAAGGGGCTCCCGATGGGAACCCCTTTTGCATGTAACGTATGAATCGACTTAAAACGGGATATCGTCGTCAATCGGTACATCGCCGAAATCAGGGGCACTGGCAAAGGGGTCATTACCCTTAGGCGCAGCATTGCCGCCACCGCCGCCACCATGCGTCGGGAAGCCGCCACCCTGATTGCCGCCGCCCTGTGAAGGGTTAGATGGACGAGGAGCACTGCCACCACCAGCGCCGCCGCCGGCACCACCGCCGAGCATTTTCATCTCGTTGGCACGGATCTCTGTGGTGTACTGATCCTGTCCCTCTTTATTGGTCCATTTGCGGGTCTCAATCTTGCCCTCAATGTAAACACGGGAACCTTTGGTCAGGTACTGGTTGGCAATTTCACCCAGTCGACCCCACAGTGTGACACGGTGCCACTCGGTCTTCTCCTGCTGCTCACCCTGTCTGTTCTTAAACTTCTCAGTTGTCGCCAGGCGCAGGTTGCAGACACAGGTACCATCCTGTGTATAACGTGTTTCCGGGTCAGCACCCAGATTTCCAATCAAAATCGCTTTATTCAGCATATTATCCCTCTCCAAAATTGAAGGTGTCACACTAGGCAGAGACCCATCAATTTACAATATAGACATGCCCACTTCCAGGACGGAAGTGCAAATCAAAAGTGCGCGAAGCAAACGATTGATTTGTGAGCCGCGCAAAAACCACGCTTTTTGTGCAGCGCCAGCTGAGAAATGCAGGAAGCATTTATTCAGCTTTCAATCAATTTCCTTCCACTTGATTGAACAGCCGATGGTCGGATGCTGCGGCTGTGGCGCATTCTCACCGGCCACCAGCAGCTCGGCTGCTGCAATAAGCTCCTCACGGGTCACCTGCTCCTCACTCTTCCAGTAGTCATCGATGCGACCGTGGTAGTAGAGCCGCCCATCTGCATTAAACATATAGAGATC
Proteins encoded:
- a CDS encoding PilZ domain-containing protein, whose product is MKQTAQFAAMVNALKAILGDEHPLAIAQLARHICRQETKQPLDKTVANLLHCGYSIAQLLSALLQCESRRMKTLFSGHSALPLKVQLDDLRQTIHAFNEIQDTVMEVGEHYLTDAQARNIRGAARLPDNSEDRISEYDGMSSEEIEAIRQQAITESLEVWCKSRSIRLFNQFRGIPINASAHLLGKGKDKIRISLDREVAKVYASHPEKNRAFLSCPNGEQQITTSIIKYEPGSITLQMEDVSPSYVEKRRNLGVQVAENIRVKLSYKGRSRGKAQLYDVSISGFGFIVQQSSDTPVPNSGEELDCEFMLSGERIRASGWIRWQQNHDGMLRLGMELKSDRGLQQILQQEIFRLQRSIIVAMNEIDIPKELRDALPSSSTTPIPEA
- a CDS encoding single-stranded DNA-binding protein — its product is MLNKAILIGNLGADPETRYTQDGTCVCNLRLATTEKFKNRQGEQQEKTEWHRVTLWGRLGEIANQYLTKGSRVYIEGKIETRKWTNKEGQDQYTTEIRANEMKMLGGGAGGGAGGGSAPRPSNPSQGGGNQGGGFPTHGGGGGGNAAPKGNDPFASAPDFGDVPIDDDIPF